In a single window of the Mustelus asterias chromosome 3, sMusAst1.hap1.1, whole genome shotgun sequence genome:
- the vamp2 gene encoding vesicle-associated membrane protein 2, with the protein MSTSSQAAAAPGAGGPPGDGGPAQPVNTTSNRRLQQTQAQVDEVVDIMRVNVDKVLERDQKLSELDDRADALQAGASQFETSAAKLKRKYWWKNCKMMIILGAICAFIIIVLIIYFCT; encoded by the exons GTCCACCTCATCCcaagctgctgctgctcctggtgCGGGAGGACCTCCTGGAGATGGAGGACCAGCGCAACCCGTCAACACCACCAGCAACAGAAGACTGCAGCAAACACAGGCTCAGGTCGATGAG GTGGTGGACATCATGCGAGTGAATGTGGACAAAGTCCTTGAGCGAGATCAGAAGCTATCAGAGCTCGATGATCGTGCAGATGCACTCCAAGCTGGGGCATCACAATTTGAAACGAGTGCTGCTAAGCTGAAGAGGAAGTATTGGTGGAAAAACTGCAAG ATGATGATTATACTTGGAGCAATATGTGCATTCATTATCATCGTTCTCATAA TTTATTTCTGCACCTGA